The sequence CGACAGCGGGTAGAACGTGGCCGAGAACAGGAACATCGGCAGCAGCGCGAAGGTGATCCAGTCCATCTGCTGGAAGGTCTTCATGTAGCTGGTCACGGCCATGCCGACCGAGGCGAACCCGAACGCGACCAGCAGGACCGCGGGGATGGCCAGCACGGCGGTCCAGGACAGGTTGAGGCCGAGCACCTGCATGACGGACATGAAGCCCACCGCGTACACGCCGCCGCGCAGGAGCGCGTAGACGATCTCCCCGAGCGCCACGTCGAGCGGGCCGATCGAGGTCGCCAGCATCGCGTCGTAGAGCTTGCCGAAGTGCATCTTGAAGAACACGTTCCACGTGGAGTCGTAGATCGCGCCGTTCATGGCGGAGACCGCGAGCAGCGCGGGCGCGATGTACGCCGCGTAGGGCACCGTCTCGCCCGACTCGAGCGTCACGTCGCCGATGAACGAGCCGAGCCCCCAGCCCATCGCGAGCAGGTAGAACACCGGCTCGAAGAAGCCGGACACCACCACGACCCAGTTGCTGGACCGGGTCGCCTGCAGTGCACGCGACACGACCGCGAGCGCGTTGCCGGAGTACAGCGCGCGCAGGGAGCCCGGGTTCCGGGTGGTCGCCACCGTGGTCATGAGCGCAACCTCCCGACGAAGACGCGACGGGCGACGAACCACCCGACGACGGCGAGCAGCGCGAGCACGGCGAGGTGCGCGCCGAGGGGCCAGGATCCCGGCCCGGGGCCGTAGGACAGCAGCCTGCCCGCCTCGCTCGCGTGCCAGATCGGCGAGATCCAGCCGACCCACTGCAGCCCCACGGGCAGCGTGTCGAGCGGGTAGAACGTGCCGCTGAACAGGAACAGCGGCGTGAACACGAAGCGCTGCACCATCGCGAACTGGCCGCGGTCCTCCTCGATCCCGGCGGAGAACGCGAGCAGCGGCAGCCCGAACGCGAGGCCGGCGAGCACGCCCACGGGCACCATGAGGGTCCCCAGCACGACGTCGCCGACCGCGCCGAAGAGGACCATGACCAGGTAGTACGCGGCGGACACGAAGACCATGCGCAGCGTGACGGCGATGACCAGGCCGGAGCAGATCTGCTCGGGGCTCACGGGCGAGGCGTTCATGCCCCAGAAGAGCCGGCGCCACTTGAACCCGGCCATGACGGTGTACGTGAACTCCTCGGTGGTGACCGAGACCGCCGCGGTGGCCAGGAGCGCCGGCGCGACGAACCACAGGTAGTCCACGGGTCCGTCCGGGCCGCTCGCGACCGGCACGTCCAGGAAGGCGGCCAGGCCCAGCCCGATGCCGAGCATGTAGATCAGCGGGCTGCCGATGCCGGACATCACCACGGTCCAGCCGTAGGAGCGCATCTGCCGCAGCTGGTGCTCGGCGATGTACCAGGCGCCGAACCGTCGGGGCCGCAGCGCACCCGCGAACGCGGCGGCCACCATCGGCTCCGCCACGGCGCCGGGCGTGGTCGTGTGGGCCGGCTCGTTCATTCGATCAGGCTCGGTCAGGCGATCAGGCTCGGTCATTCGATCAGGCTCCGCCCGGTCAGGCGCAGGAAGACGTCCTCGAGGCTCGAGCGGCGCACCAGGCTGGTCGTCGGGCGCAGGCCCAGGTGAGCGACGCGCTCGAGGAGCCGTTCGCCGTCGTCGGTGTAGAGCAGCACGCGGTCCGGCAGCACCTCGACGCGGTCCGCCTGGCCCTCCAGCTGCCGCGCGGCGTCGGCGTTGCGGTCCGAGCCGAACCGCAGCTCGACCACCTCCCGCGTCGAGTACTCGCGGATCAGCGCGGCGGGCGAGCCCTCCGCCATGATCCGGCCGTGGTCGACGACGACGAGCCGGTCGCACAGCTGCTCCGCCTCGTCCATGTAGTGCGTGGTCAGCACCAGCGTGGTGCCGCGCTCCTTGAGCCGGAACAGGCGGTCCCAGAGCACGTGCCGCGCCTGCGGGTCCAGCCCCGTCGTCGGCTCGTCGAGCATGAGGATGCGCGGCTCGTTGATCAGGGCGCGCGCGATGGTCAGCCGTCGCTTCATGCCGCCCGAGAGGTCGTCGACCTTGGCCTTCGCCTTGTCCTCGAGCTGGGCGAACTCCAGCAGCTCGTCCGCCCGGCGCGCGCACACGGCCCGCGGAATCCCGAAGTAGCGTCCGTAGACGATCAGGTTGTCCCGGACCCGGAGCTCGGTGTCGAGGTTGTCCTCCTGCGGGACCACGCCCAGCTGCGAGCGGATCTCCGGCCCGTGGGTGTCCGGGTCGAGCCCGACGACGCTCAGATCACCGCCCGTGCGCTGCGAGACGGCGCCGACCATCCGCATCGTCGTCGACTTGCCGGCACCGTTGGGGCCGAGCAGGCCGAAAGCCTCACCGGGCGGCACCTCGAAGTCGATCCCGTCCACGGCGGTGAAGTCGCCGAACCGCTTGGTCAGGCCACGGGCGCTGATGACGGGGTGCTCGCTCACAGCCGCCCACCGTAGACGCCCCCACCGACATCGACCGAACCCTTTCGGTCCCGTACCCGCCCACCGCTCGCCGCGCGCGCCGCGACCGCCGGCCCTAACGTCAGCGGAGCACCTTCCCCCGGATGCGAGGAGTCATCATGACCATCGAAGGAATCCTCAGCGCGATCATCATCGGCGCGATCATCGGCGTGCTCGGCCGCCTGCTCGTGCGGGGCCGCCAGCGCATCGGCATCATCGTCACCATCCTCGTCGGCATCGTCGCGGCGCTCGTCGGGACGTTCCTCGCGTCGCTCATCGGCGCGAAGGACACGGGCGGCGTCGACTGGGTCGAGCTGGG is a genomic window of Cellulomonas fulva containing:
- a CDS encoding GlsB/YeaQ/YmgE family stress response membrane protein, translated to MTIEGILSAIIIGAIIGVLGRLLVRGRQRIGIIVTILVGIVAALVGTFLASLIGAKDTGGVDWVELGLQIGLAALFVAAISSRGRRRSLL
- a CDS encoding ABC transporter permease; this encodes MTEPDRLTEPDRMNEPAHTTTPGAVAEPMVAAAFAGALRPRRFGAWYIAEHQLRQMRSYGWTVVMSGIGSPLIYMLGIGLGLAAFLDVPVASGPDGPVDYLWFVAPALLATAAVSVTTEEFTYTVMAGFKWRRLFWGMNASPVSPEQICSGLVIAVTLRMVFVSAAYYLVMVLFGAVGDVVLGTLMVPVGVLAGLAFGLPLLAFSAGIEEDRGQFAMVQRFVFTPLFLFSGTFYPLDTLPVGLQWVGWISPIWHASEAGRLLSYGPGPGSWPLGAHLAVLALLAVVGWFVARRVFVGRLRS
- a CDS encoding ABC transporter permease — protein: MTTVATTRNPGSLRALYSGNALAVVSRALQATRSSNWVVVVSGFFEPVFYLLAMGWGLGSFIGDVTLESGETVPYAAYIAPALLAVSAMNGAIYDSTWNVFFKMHFGKLYDAMLATSIGPLDVALGEIVYALLRGGVYAVGFMSVMQVLGLNLSWTAVLAIPAVLLVAFGFASVGMAVTSYMKTFQQMDWITFALLPMFLFSATFYPLSVYAEPIQWVIKALPLWHAVELVRGLTTGVLGPVMLVHVGYFLVMITAGVLATTTRLRALFLS
- a CDS encoding ABC transporter ATP-binding protein — encoded protein: MSEHPVISARGLTKRFGDFTAVDGIDFEVPPGEAFGLLGPNGAGKSTTMRMVGAVSQRTGGDLSVVGLDPDTHGPEIRSQLGVVPQEDNLDTELRVRDNLIVYGRYFGIPRAVCARRADELLEFAQLEDKAKAKVDDLSGGMKRRLTIARALINEPRILMLDEPTTGLDPQARHVLWDRLFRLKERGTTLVLTTHYMDEAEQLCDRLVVVDHGRIMAEGSPAALIREYSTREVVELRFGSDRNADAARQLEGQADRVEVLPDRVLLYTDDGERLLERVAHLGLRPTTSLVRRSSLEDVFLRLTGRSLIE